A stretch of DNA from bacterium BMS3Abin08:
CCAATCGACAAAAAAACCTTGGTTGAAACGTTACCGGGCCATTCTCAAAGAAGGATATACGGCTAATCCTCTGGAAAAGGCCCCCCGTTCAAAACCAAAACGTGGCAGACCCAAAAAGACCAAAGCTCAAAACCTCCTGATACGTCTCGATCAATACGAGTCCTTTGTTCTTGCCTTTTTGCATGACATGCGTATCCCTTTTACCAATAATCAGGCTGAGCAGGATATACGCATGATAAAAGTGCGTCAGAAAATATCCGGTTGCTTTCGCACTATGAATGGCGCTATCTCTTTTGCTCGTATCCGAAGCTATCTCTCTACTGCCCGCAAGAACCGTCTTGATCTCCTCTCTTCTATTACCAACGCCTTTTCCGGCAGACCCTTTATCCCTCTGGGCTATTAACTGTATTATTGACCTGAGTAGTTACTCAGAAACAAGTAACCATATTGCTTGAACTGGTTCATAGTTGATGGCTTATGTGGTATAATGGATATGAATATGAGGTTTAGTTTTGAAGATATAACGGTACTCTATTCACTGTGGCTGAAAAGGAGTATATAATTCCTTATAGTATTGATGTCAGGAAGAGGCACTATCATAAGACATCAAGAGGTAAGGTAGAGAAATTTGTAGTTCAATTAGAGGTTGAATATAAGGGTAGATGGAAAGAAGTCGTCCGATATGACTGTGCTCACGGTTTTGCTCATCGTGATTCATATAATTTAGCCGGGAGGAACAACAAAGAGGGATTGAGTCTCGGTTTTGAAGAGGCATTAACTTTAGAAGATGACGATATAGATGATAATTGGGAATTATACACGCAGAGATTCTTGGAAGGAGCCATGCCATGAATGTTATGGAAAGAAAAAATACTGAGTTAATCAAAGAGTTCAACAGATACATTCGAGAGCATCCTGAATTTGCTGATAGTATTCCAAATAATGCTGTTGTAGTGATGCAATTAGAAGGTGATGAAGAGTTTAATAAGTGGAGCCGTGAGATAGCTAAAAGTCATGCCGAAAAGGGTCAGCCAATAGTACATGTAAGGATAAAAAAGATGAGACCTATCCGCTCACGAATTGAAGAACTTGAAGTTGCTGTTTAAATGAAGGTAGTTTTTCATGCAATCCTAATGTATAAAACTTGCTAAGAGTATTTTAAAAAGCCATCCAAATATCCATCTAATTGAACCTCTTGAATACGAGCCTTTTGTCTTTTTGATGAATAGTGCTCATCTTATCCTCACTGATTCCGGCGGTATTCAGGAAGAGGACCCCTTTGGGAAGGCAGGTTCAAGAATGTTGAGGTGGAATCAGATGAACAATTGTTGCATCTTACACGTTACCTCCATCTGAATCCTGTAACCGCCAACCTGATAAATGAACCACAGGATTGGCAATTTTCTTCATATAAGGAATTTCTGGGAGAAACAGAAGAAGGGGTATGCAATTATACTGACTTATTGAATGTAGATCCCGGGAAATATAAAGAATTTGTATCTTCCCAAATAAACTATCAGAGGGAGTTGGCAAGGATAAAGGATCTATGCCTTGAGTAGACCCCAACCTGGACCTCGCAGGTGTACACCTGCGAGGTCCAGGGATTTTCCGGATATGAAGAAGAATATTGCCATCATAGGGGGGTCGGGATTTATCGGGACGAGGCTTGCAGAGCGGCTTCTCGGTGCCGGCCATTCGATAAGAATCATTGATAAGGCGGAGAGCCGGAGTTATCCGGATCTGTGGATAAAGGGGGATGTGCGGGACAGGAAATCATTGCTTGCGGCAGCGAAGGGTTGTGATGTTATATATAACCTTGCAGCAGAGCATCGGGATGATGTGAGACCCGGGTCGCTGTATTATGATGTGAATGTCGGGGGGGCTGAAAATGTATGTAGTGTTGCAGAAGAGCTTGGGATAAAGGAGATTGTTTTCACGAGTTCCGTAGCCGTGTATGGATTTCCCGGGGAGGAGACGGATGAGTCCGGTGAGTTAAGGCCCTTTAACGACTACGGCCGGACAAAGCTTGAAGCTGAGAAGATTTATATTGACTGGAAGAAGCGCAGTGAAGACCGGTCATTAACAATCATCCGGCTGACGGTTGTTTTTGGCGAGGGAAACCGCGGCAATGTCTACAACCTGCTTAATCAGATAGCATCCGGTAAATTTCTAATGGTGGGTAACGGCAGGAGTCGCAAGTCCATGGCCTACGTGGGGAATGTTGTATCATTCTTGGAGTTTACGCTTAGTTTCGGGGCGGGATATCACCTGTTTAACTACATCGACAAGCCGGACTTCGACATGAATTCCCTGCTCTCCCTTGTTAATG
This window harbors:
- a CDS encoding 3 beta-hydroxysteroid dehydrogenase/Delta 5-->4-isomerase; this translates as MKKNIAIIGGSGFIGTRLAERLLGAGHSIRIIDKAESRSYPDLWIKGDVRDRKSLLAAAKGCDVIYNLAAEHRDDVRPGSLYYDVNVGGAENVCSVAEELGIKEIVFTSSVAVYGFPGEETDESGELRPFNDYGRTKLEAEKIYIDWKKRSEDRSLTIIRLTVVFGEGNRGNVYNLLNQIASGKFLMVGNGRSRKSMAYVGNVVSFLEFTLSFGAGYHLFNYIDKPDFDMNSLLSLVNDKIGNGGKKLFRVPYWVGYAGGLVFDAASRLTGKKFPISSIRIKKFCSDTQFTSLRIRETGFTPPYSLEEGLHRTIQYEFLQPRPDSDILFHSE